The window GGGATGATATGTAGGAATGCACTGATGCAACATCTGAGGGTCTACCGGCCAAGGCACCCCTTAACATCTCTTTCCCGGCGTAATCCGCCTCTTCGTACGCCATGATCATAGGCAAAGTAACCTGGCCGTTGCTAAGATCCTGACCGGGCGTTTTCCCCCACTTCTCATGCTGTGCCGTGTAATCAAGTAAGTCATCCACGATTTGGAACGTTATGCCAAAATTGTGCCCGAAATTCTTCAACGCTTTTCGGTCATCAAATGAGCTTTCAGATAAAACACCGGCGGATTCACAAGTTGCGGAAAACAGGGCGGCAGTCTTTGCAGATATTATTTCTAAGTATTTCTCGCGCGTGATATCCAAACTTTTGCTGTACACCATCTGCTGTATCTCTCCGGTAACTATTGTACAGGATGCCCTAGACAGTGTTGTAAGAAGCTCGAAATTACTGCATGACACCAGCCACTGAAAGGCGGTGGCCAGGAGAAAGTCCCCCACCAAGACGCTGGCCTTGTTTCCCCATAGGCTGTTTGACGTCTTCGTGCCCCTGCGTGACTCGCTTTGGTCCACGACGTCATCATGCAACAAGGTTGCGCTGTGTATAAACTCTATTGCAGCTGCTATAAGTATCCTGCGCTCGTCTTGCAGTGCTAGCATCTTGCAAACGGCAAGCAGCATGATTGGCCTTATGCGCTTGCCCCCAGAGAGCATGAGGTGGTTGATTATGTCAGTGATGTACGAGATATCACTATTGCTTGTTGTGACTATAAGCCGCTCCATTTCCTCGAGGTCTTCCGACACCAGGTTTTTGAGATCAGCCAACGCTCTACTAAACGCATCTGGCATACTTTCCTGCTAACGATGAACATAAATAATCACTGCGAGGGATATCACAAATGAGACCACAGCAATAACCCACGCTCTAGTCACTATAGTAGCCTCTTTTAGGCCTGCCTTTTCGAAGTGGTGATGTACAGGTGCTACTAGAAAAATTTTGCGCCCCTTTGTAAGCCTGCAATAAGCCACTTGTGCCATGGTAGAAAGCGCTTCTGCAACAAATACAGAGCCCGCGATTGCGTAGATCAACTCACACTTTAGCATTACACTCATGAGCCCTAGTGACGCTCCAATAGACAAGCTACCTAGGTCTCCCATGAATACCTTGGCTGGATGTGCGTTAAACCACAAAAAACTCAATGCGCTGCCCACGAGTGCCGCGCAGAATATTGGTATGTTCGCATTAGTCGCACCTATGGCTTCTGTGCCAAGCTGCAGCGACAGATGCCCTGTAATTCCCAAGGCTGTGGCGGAAGTCATAACCGGCACAATCGCGAGCCCGTCAAGCCCATCTGTCAGGTTTACAGAATTTGATGATCCCACAACAACAATGTATGCAAAAGGCACATACACCCACCCCAGGTCTATCAGATCTTTGGAAAATATGTGCGTACTTGTGAAGTCACTGGAATTGTGCGAGAGAAAAATAAGCGCAGCAGATGTCATGAACAACTGGGCAAATAACTTTACCCCCAGGCCTACACCTTTAGTGTCTTGTTTGGTAAACTTCAAGTAATCATCCACTCCGCCAAGTATAGCGAAAGGTGCCAAGGTTGCCAGTATCACCCAGATGTCCTGACTGTGCAGATCACCAAATACTGCTGTGGATAATACACATGGCAAGAGTATGATGATACCACCCATAGACGGCACACCTCTTTTCTGGGCAACATGTGCTGCGGGAAGACAGCCACGAATGGGATGCCTCCCTTTTTGAACATTTTGCAGTGCAACTATGATATAGGGTGCCATGGCGAACCCCAGAACTGCTGACAGCAAGAAGCTGCAAAAGTAAGATGGGAGAGCGCCTACTGCCGTGCTGAGCACAACCTTGCTTCCTACAGACTGTAGTAGTTACTGAACTCCACGGGATG of the Anaplasma centrale str. Israel genome contains:
- a CDS encoding polyprenyl synthetase family protein, with the protein product MPDAFSRALADLKNLVSEDLEEMERLIVTTSNSDISYITDIINHLMLSGGKRIRPIMLLAVCKMLALQDERRILIAAAIEFIHSATLLHDDVVDQSESRRGTKTSNSLWGNKASVLVGDFLLATAFQWLVSCSNFELLTTLSRASCTIVTGEIQQMVYSKSLDITREKYLEIISAKTAALFSATCESAGVLSESSFDDRKALKNFGHNFGITFQIVDDLLDYTAQHEKWGKTPGQDLSNGQVTLPMIMAYEEADYAGKEMLRGALAGRPSDVASVHSYISSLNVAQKAIAFAAEYVDASHKFLEPFPDSQYKSKLSALLRSALQRRF
- the mraY gene encoding phospho-N-acetylmuramoyl-pentapeptide-transferase; protein product: MAPYIIVALQNVQKGRHPIRGCLPAAHVAQKRGVPSMGGIIILLPCVLSTAVFGDLHSQDIWVILATLAPFAILGGVDDYLKFTKQDTKGVGLGVKLFAQLFMTSAALIFLSHNSSDFTSTHIFSKDLIDLGWVYVPFAYIVVVGSSNSVNLTDGLDGLAIVPVMTSATALGITGHLSLQLGTEAIGATNANIPIFCAALVGSALSFLWFNAHPAKVFMGDLGSLSIGASLGLMSVMLKCELIYAIAGSVFVAEALSTMAQVAYCRLTKGRKIFLVAPVHHHFEKAGLKEATIVTRAWVIAVVSFVISLAVIIYVHR